Proteins encoded in a region of the Vitis riparia cultivar Riparia Gloire de Montpellier isolate 1030 chromosome 7, EGFV_Vit.rip_1.0, whole genome shotgun sequence genome:
- the LOC117917397 gene encoding putative uridine kinase C227.14 isoform X2 has product MEVASFSTSSQGFWSSSSSSELLLLRKVKVPITYRCSVLNSPTRRSVQPLFGGTRSQFGRESCLKVSCSQKGEIPVVDGRCMDEIYDTLAERLLPTAAVASNPNLKRIVGLAGPPGAGKSTLASEVAWRVNKLWPQKASSFDSQVGPPDVAAVLPMDGFHLYRHQLDAMEDPEEAHARRGAPWTFDPTRLLTCLKRLRHEGSVYAPSFDHGVGDPVEDDIFISLQHKVVIVEGNYLLLQEGDWKEVSSMFDEKWFIEVDIDTSMERVVKRHVSTGKPPDIAKWRIEYNDRPNAELIIKSKKNADLVIRSVNF; this is encoded by the exons ATGGAGGTCGCCTCCTTTTCAACATCCTCACAAGGGTTttggtcttcttcttcctcatcaG AGCTTTTGCTGCTAAGAAAGGTGAAGGTTCCAATAACGTATAGATGTTCCGTGCTCAATTCACCAACTAGACGAAGTGTGCAACCTTTGTTTGGTGGGACTAGGTCTCAATTTGGAAGGGAAAGCTGTTTGAAG GTTTCATGTAGTCAAAAGGGAGAAATCCCTGTCGTGGATGGCAG GTGTATGGATGAGATATATGATACTTTGGCTGAACGTCTTCTTCCTACTGCAGCAGTAGCATCAAATCCTAATTTAAA GCGTATTGTGGGTTTAGCTGGTCCTCCTGGTGCTGGAAAGAGCACTCTAGCATCTGAAGTAGCTTGGCGTGTCAACAAGTTATGGCCGCAAAAAGCTTCATCATTTGATTCTCAAGTTGGGCCTCCAGATGTTGCTGCAGTTCTTCCCATGGATGGGTTCCATCTTTATCGTCATCAGCTGGATGCAATGGAG GATCCAGAGGAAGCCCACGCAAGAAGGGGAG CTCCATGGACATTTGATCCCACTCGACTGCTGACATGTCTGAAGAGACTGCGGCATGAG GGGTCAGTTTATGCACCATCGTTTGATCATGGTGTTGGAGATCCAGTTGAAGATGATATATTTATCAGCCTCCA GCACAAAGTAGTGATAGTAGAAGGAAATTATTTACTCTTGCAAGAAGGGGATTGGAAGGAGGTATCATCTATGTTTGATGAGAAATG GTTCATTGAGGTTGACATCGATACATCTATGGAGCGAGTTGTAAAAAGACATGTTTCAACAG GAAAGCCCCCAGATATTGCTAAATGGCGG ATAGAATACAATGATCGGCCCAATGCAGAGCTCATAATCAAGTCAAAGAAAAATGCTGACCTAGTAATAAGGTCAGTGAATTTCTGA
- the LOC117917397 gene encoding putative uridine kinase C227.14 isoform X1 yields MGKFRVQRIKTRAKTRYSEEKRGDSSAELLLLRKVKVPITYRCSVLNSPTRRSVQPLFGGTRSQFGRESCLKVSCSQKGEIPVVDGRCMDEIYDTLAERLLPTAAVASNPNLKRIVGLAGPPGAGKSTLASEVAWRVNKLWPQKASSFDSQVGPPDVAAVLPMDGFHLYRHQLDAMEDPEEAHARRGAPWTFDPTRLLTCLKRLRHEGSVYAPSFDHGVGDPVEDDIFISLQHKVVIVEGNYLLLQEGDWKEVSSMFDEKWFIEVDIDTSMERVVKRHVSTGKPPDIAKWRIEYNDRPNAELIIKSKKNADLVIRSVNF; encoded by the exons ATGGGGAAATTTCGTGTTCAAAGGATCAAAACGAGGGCCAAAACCAGATACTCAGAAGAGaaa AGGGGTGACTCATCTGCAGAGCTTTTGCTGCTAAGAAAGGTGAAGGTTCCAATAACGTATAGATGTTCCGTGCTCAATTCACCAACTAGACGAAGTGTGCAACCTTTGTTTGGTGGGACTAGGTCTCAATTTGGAAGGGAAAGCTGTTTGAAG GTTTCATGTAGTCAAAAGGGAGAAATCCCTGTCGTGGATGGCAG GTGTATGGATGAGATATATGATACTTTGGCTGAACGTCTTCTTCCTACTGCAGCAGTAGCATCAAATCCTAATTTAAA GCGTATTGTGGGTTTAGCTGGTCCTCCTGGTGCTGGAAAGAGCACTCTAGCATCTGAAGTAGCTTGGCGTGTCAACAAGTTATGGCCGCAAAAAGCTTCATCATTTGATTCTCAAGTTGGGCCTCCAGATGTTGCTGCAGTTCTTCCCATGGATGGGTTCCATCTTTATCGTCATCAGCTGGATGCAATGGAG GATCCAGAGGAAGCCCACGCAAGAAGGGGAG CTCCATGGACATTTGATCCCACTCGACTGCTGACATGTCTGAAGAGACTGCGGCATGAG GGGTCAGTTTATGCACCATCGTTTGATCATGGTGTTGGAGATCCAGTTGAAGATGATATATTTATCAGCCTCCA GCACAAAGTAGTGATAGTAGAAGGAAATTATTTACTCTTGCAAGAAGGGGATTGGAAGGAGGTATCATCTATGTTTGATGAGAAATG GTTCATTGAGGTTGACATCGATACATCTATGGAGCGAGTTGTAAAAAGACATGTTTCAACAG GAAAGCCCCCAGATATTGCTAAATGGCGG ATAGAATACAATGATCGGCCCAATGCAGAGCTCATAATCAAGTCAAAGAAAAATGCTGACCTAGTAATAAGGTCAGTGAATTTCTGA
- the LOC117917566 gene encoding F-box/LRR-repeat protein 17 isoform X2 — translation MQHRHVPHPPTGGGSSASAMAALADAKRGKKRGSYNCGRCGQPKKGHSCNLSGAATPTDSSASTADPSPRQQYTHLRRALSFDDSDVRRSAGAEEEVVVEDEEEAGSELGDGGLPASCLWEVMRRLPPAAMLAAAQVCKGWRETARRLWRSAEELRLRVPARAQVGFVGSVLQKCPGLVRLSLRMESVVDATMLACIAFSCPNLEYMEISTGVTAINRITGDELGRFVADKRCLKSLKMEGCSNLGGFILCSSSLSTLWLSDLHSLSKMAFNCPNLKEISLDFSRHENDTTDLTTMVDGLARTCLRLQNIHIASVRLSHSVVLALAAANFRSSISDSGIGMICNVFPETLSRLLLAVCPNISSSGIQFATAQLPLLELMDCGMTISDPNSQGPPSEENIDCESQQVSNSKMHLIYQKLIIKHSRLKKLSLWGCSGLDALYLNCPELNDLNLNSCTNLHPERLLLQCPNLESIHASGCQDILVGAIESQVNNGSAVENQFPSKRLADGSKRVRVPYFLSPQPSDFKMGRAQKRRCTLLMD, via the exons ATGCAGCACCGCCACGTGCCTCATCCACCCACCGGCGGCGGCAGCTCCGCCTCTGCCATGGCGGCGTTGGCCGACGCCAAGCGTGGTAAAAAGCGTGGCAGCTATAACTGTGGCCGGTGTGGTCAGCCGAAGAAAGGCCATTCTTGTAACCTCAGCGGCGCCGCTACGCCGACGGACTCATCCGCCTCGACGGCGGATCCGTCGCCGAGGCAGCAATATACGCACCTGCGGCGGGCGCTTTCGTTTGATGACAGCGACGTGAGGCGGTCGGCAGGGGCTGAGGAGGAGGTGGTTGTTGAAGATGAGGAGGAGGCGGGATCGGAGTTGGGGGACGGTGGGTTGCCGGCGAGCTGCTTGTGGGAGGTGATGAGGAGACTGCCGCCGGCGGCAATGCTGGCAGCGGCGCAGGTGTGTAAGGGGTGGAGAGAGACAGCGAGGAGGCTATGGAGGTCCGCGGAGGAGCTCAGGCTTAGGGTTCCGGCGAGGGCTCAGGTTGGGTTTGTTGGATCGGTGTTGCAGAAGTGTCCGGGGCTTGTTAGGCTCTCTCTTAGAATGGAAAG TGTTGTGGATGCAACAATGCTGGCCTGCATTGCATTTTCATGCCCTAATCTTGAATACATGGAGATTTCTACAGGTGTCACTGCCATCAACCGGATTACAGg AGATGAATTGGGTCGTTTTGTGGCGGATAAACGATGCCTTAAAAGCCTGAAGATGGAAGGGTGTTCTAATCTTGGGGGTTTTATTCTTTGTTCGTCAAGTCTCTCTACGCTTTGGCTTTCAGATCTGCACTCCCTGTCTAAGATG GCTTTTAATTGCCCCAATTTAAAAGAGATTTCCTTGGACTTTTCTCGTCATGAAAATGATACTACTGATCTTACTACCATGGTTGATGGTCTGGCAAGGACCTGCCTAAGGTTGCAAAACATACACATTGCTTCAGTTAGACTTTCTCATTCAGTTGTCCTTGCTCTTGCAGCTGCAAACTTCAG GTCTAGTATCAGTGACAGTGGCATTGGAATGATTTGCAATGTGTTCCCTGAAACCCTATCAAGACTGCTTCTTGCAGTTTGCCCTAACATTTCATCCA GTGGCATTCAATTTGCCACAGCTCAATTGCCCCTTTTGGAACTTATGGACTGTGGGATGACCATAAGTGACCCAAATTCCCAGGGTCCACCCTCTGAAGAAAACATTGATTGTGAATCACAGCAAGTTTCCAACAGTAAGATGCACCTTATTTACCAGAAGCTGATCATTAAACACAGTCGGTTGAAAAAACTCAGTTTGTGGGGTTGTTCTGGCTTAGAT GCTCTGTATTTAAACTGCCCTGAACTCAATGATTTGAATCTGAACTCTTGTACAAATTTGCATCCAG AGAGATTGCTTCTTCAGTGTCCCAATCTGGAGAGCATACACGCATCAGGTTGCCAAGACATACTAGTTGGAGCCATTGAAAGCCAG GTTAACAATGGTTCTGCTGTAGAAAATCAGTTCCCTAGCAAACGATTAGCTGATGGCTCCAAGAGGGTTCGAGTTCCATATTTTTTAAGCCCTCAG cCATCAGACTTTAAGATGGGGAGGGCTCAGAAACGCCGGTGCACTCTGCTCATGGATTAG
- the LOC117917566 gene encoding F-box/LRR-repeat protein 17 isoform X1, with the protein MQHRHVPHPPTGGGSSASAMAALADAKRGKKRGSYNCGRCGQPKKGHSCNLSGAATPTDSSASTADPSPRQQYTHLRRALSFDDSDVRRSAGAEEEVVVEDEEEAGSELGDGGLPASCLWEVMRRLPPAAMLAAAQVCKGWRETARRLWRSAEELRLRVPARAQVGFVGSVLQKCPGLVRLSLRMESVVDATMLACIAFSCPNLEYMEISTGVTAINRITGDELGRFVADKRCLKSLKMEGCSNLGGFILCSSSLSTLWLSDLHSLSKMAFNCPNLKEISLDFSRHENDTTDLTTMVDGLARTCLRLQNIHIASVRLSHSVVLALAAANFRGLRMLSLLLGSEITDASVAAIASSYSNLELLDLSGSSISDSGIGMICNVFPETLSRLLLAVCPNISSSGIQFATAQLPLLELMDCGMTISDPNSQGPPSEENIDCESQQVSNSKMHLIYQKLIIKHSRLKKLSLWGCSGLDALYLNCPELNDLNLNSCTNLHPERLLLQCPNLESIHASGCQDILVGAIESQVNNGSAVENQFPSKRLADGSKRVRVPYFLSPQPSDFKMGRAQKRRCTLLMD; encoded by the exons ATGCAGCACCGCCACGTGCCTCATCCACCCACCGGCGGCGGCAGCTCCGCCTCTGCCATGGCGGCGTTGGCCGACGCCAAGCGTGGTAAAAAGCGTGGCAGCTATAACTGTGGCCGGTGTGGTCAGCCGAAGAAAGGCCATTCTTGTAACCTCAGCGGCGCCGCTACGCCGACGGACTCATCCGCCTCGACGGCGGATCCGTCGCCGAGGCAGCAATATACGCACCTGCGGCGGGCGCTTTCGTTTGATGACAGCGACGTGAGGCGGTCGGCAGGGGCTGAGGAGGAGGTGGTTGTTGAAGATGAGGAGGAGGCGGGATCGGAGTTGGGGGACGGTGGGTTGCCGGCGAGCTGCTTGTGGGAGGTGATGAGGAGACTGCCGCCGGCGGCAATGCTGGCAGCGGCGCAGGTGTGTAAGGGGTGGAGAGAGACAGCGAGGAGGCTATGGAGGTCCGCGGAGGAGCTCAGGCTTAGGGTTCCGGCGAGGGCTCAGGTTGGGTTTGTTGGATCGGTGTTGCAGAAGTGTCCGGGGCTTGTTAGGCTCTCTCTTAGAATGGAAAG TGTTGTGGATGCAACAATGCTGGCCTGCATTGCATTTTCATGCCCTAATCTTGAATACATGGAGATTTCTACAGGTGTCACTGCCATCAACCGGATTACAGg AGATGAATTGGGTCGTTTTGTGGCGGATAAACGATGCCTTAAAAGCCTGAAGATGGAAGGGTGTTCTAATCTTGGGGGTTTTATTCTTTGTTCGTCAAGTCTCTCTACGCTTTGGCTTTCAGATCTGCACTCCCTGTCTAAGATG GCTTTTAATTGCCCCAATTTAAAAGAGATTTCCTTGGACTTTTCTCGTCATGAAAATGATACTACTGATCTTACTACCATGGTTGATGGTCTGGCAAGGACCTGCCTAAGGTTGCAAAACATACACATTGCTTCAGTTAGACTTTCTCATTCAGTTGTCCTTGCTCTTGCAGCTGCAAACTTCAG GGGGCTGCGAATGCTTTCACTTCTACTTGGATCAGAAATCACTGATGCATCAGTTGCTGCAATTGCATCAAGCTATTCAAATTTAGAATTGCTTGATTTGAGTGG GTCTAGTATCAGTGACAGTGGCATTGGAATGATTTGCAATGTGTTCCCTGAAACCCTATCAAGACTGCTTCTTGCAGTTTGCCCTAACATTTCATCCA GTGGCATTCAATTTGCCACAGCTCAATTGCCCCTTTTGGAACTTATGGACTGTGGGATGACCATAAGTGACCCAAATTCCCAGGGTCCACCCTCTGAAGAAAACATTGATTGTGAATCACAGCAAGTTTCCAACAGTAAGATGCACCTTATTTACCAGAAGCTGATCATTAAACACAGTCGGTTGAAAAAACTCAGTTTGTGGGGTTGTTCTGGCTTAGAT GCTCTGTATTTAAACTGCCCTGAACTCAATGATTTGAATCTGAACTCTTGTACAAATTTGCATCCAG AGAGATTGCTTCTTCAGTGTCCCAATCTGGAGAGCATACACGCATCAGGTTGCCAAGACATACTAGTTGGAGCCATTGAAAGCCAG GTTAACAATGGTTCTGCTGTAGAAAATCAGTTCCCTAGCAAACGATTAGCTGATGGCTCCAAGAGGGTTCGAGTTCCATATTTTTTAAGCCCTCAG cCATCAGACTTTAAGATGGGGAGGGCTCAGAAACGCCGGTGCACTCTGCTCATGGATTAG